The following are from one region of the Actinopolyspora halophila DSM 43834 genome:
- a CDS encoding transglycosylase SLT domain-containing protein: MALSVGALVGHLRLDNDHYMKTLSSTEAATRAQARKSAAAIDKTSAQVQAARNKEADAAGRVRTAEAALGDVRQRVAADSARAVRAEEALAQAKRAHQVAAARATRADREHQRALNDYADSARRAQASASGLLGVMRELGRNRTTTLNVDVDTAEAAAKLARFTGLKRRITVNVDADTGQAMVRIAGLGVAAGRAAGRASGLSRALLIVTAAAFLAAPAIGLVATAILGLPGAVAVAGAAAAAIALGMDGIRRAARVAKPALERLKAAVSSTFEAGLVPVFQRVANVLLPGITRGMQRVAGGLVALAAGFVDVLTSARGMNLINQILGNTAEFFHRIVPFVRASTMGFLRLASEGSAALVRFSGILNRFGANFQAMVNRLANTGILASAFDQLGITVGIVLDLFLRLLEAGARYYATVGPELNAFLRVLADSLVDLMPLLSAASRLFFALGIPILQVLVPALNLATPLLNWLADVINGLPQPAQHAVGALLLFGLAMWKLPAPIRATVLALLGFVGRMVWAALVSTAHAASMAARTIGSFAAMSAAALLHGTAMAARWIGHVAAMAFWSGVHGAAVAARTVGAFIASAAGAAVHGVVMATRWIGHLAAMAFWSGVHGAAVAARTVGAFIASAAGAAVHGVVMATRWIGHLAAMAFWSGVHGAAVAARTVGSFITSAAGAAVHGTAMAARWIAHLAAMAFWSGVHTAVMVSRVIGALVATAVGAAVHGLAMAARWIGHLAAMAFWSGVHGAAMAARVIGSMVAVAVGAAVHGGAAAVRWIGRMAAMSAGAIFHSGVMAARVLGSFLAVAVGAAVHGGAMAARWIGAAALMAARSIAHAAATAARVIGSFIAMAVAAAVHGGAMRARMVAHFVTIAAVGIARTAVMVARVVAGWVLMATQALIQAGRMAASWFIAMGPVGWVIAGILGLVALIVANWDKIRNFTVSTFRSMWDAVGGFLGQVRRGFQTAVDWVGHQWNRIRGILARPVNFMIEFVYNKGIKAAWDKVAGWLKLPKLPGMGKIPENKKGGVIPGYSPGRDTTMSWVSPGEAIMRPEWTRAVGDDYVHHMNHLARTGGVGAVRSAVGGSTYVPTSHRNDAKAAEQKFKRGLPAFADSGIWRGLWDIVRNRFPGISLTSDYRPGDPGYHGRGMAIDVGYGDWSKHAGVASWIAGEYPNSTELISGQFRGGLGIKNGRPLNYGPATNAAHMNHVHWAMAGKPGEGTGRGGVGGFGFNPLELVTRWWKEHRTKDMQDRGKEMGGKFGNDFAKFGEPFAMKKILDGSLIKESPIIKRAQDILQFIWEWIMSIFGALFGGGGGGAEQWRGLAATALSMTGQSHAFLDLMLKRIQQESGGNPRAINLWDSNALRGTPSIGLMQTIGPTFSAHKFPGHDDIWTPLDNMLAAIRYTLARYGTLAAWGRPGGYDEGGWLQPGMNLVENKTGKPEAVFTNQQTRALLDGRLGEKHYHLTVINAGNDEVDLREQFRRMEILGGM; the protein is encoded by the coding sequence GTGGCTTTGTCGGTTGGCGCTCTGGTCGGGCACCTGCGTTTGGACAACGATCATTACATGAAGACGTTGTCGTCGACTGAGGCGGCGACGCGGGCGCAGGCCCGGAAGTCAGCGGCGGCAATCGACAAAACCTCGGCGCAAGTTCAGGCGGCCCGCAACAAGGAAGCGGACGCGGCCGGGAGGGTCCGCACCGCCGAGGCCGCGCTGGGAGATGTTCGCCAGCGGGTGGCGGCGGATTCGGCGCGGGCGGTGCGGGCCGAGGAAGCACTGGCTCAGGCCAAACGAGCCCACCAGGTGGCCGCGGCCCGCGCGACCCGAGCCGACCGGGAGCACCAGCGGGCGCTGAACGACTACGCCGATTCGGCGCGTCGCGCGCAAGCCTCGGCGTCGGGGCTGCTGGGGGTGATGCGTGAGCTGGGGCGGAACCGCACCACCACGCTCAACGTCGACGTGGACACCGCCGAGGCGGCGGCGAAGTTGGCCCGGTTCACCGGGTTGAAGCGCCGCATCACGGTCAACGTCGACGCTGACACCGGCCAGGCGATGGTGCGCATCGCCGGGTTGGGGGTGGCTGCGGGCCGTGCTGCGGGCCGCGCGAGCGGCCTGTCCCGGGCGTTGCTGATCGTGACGGCGGCGGCGTTCCTGGCGGCTCCGGCGATCGGGCTGGTGGCCACGGCGATTCTGGGGCTTCCGGGGGCGGTGGCCGTGGCGGGCGCGGCTGCGGCGGCGATCGCGCTGGGCATGGACGGCATCCGGAGGGCGGCGCGGGTGGCCAAACCCGCGCTGGAACGGTTGAAAGCCGCCGTGTCGTCGACGTTCGAGGCCGGGCTCGTGCCGGTGTTTCAGCGGGTCGCCAACGTGCTGCTGCCCGGCATCACGCGGGGAATGCAGCGCGTGGCGGGCGGGCTGGTGGCGCTGGCGGCCGGGTTCGTCGACGTGCTCACCAGCGCACGCGGCATGAACCTGATCAACCAGATTTTGGGCAACACGGCGGAGTTCTTCCACCGGATCGTGCCGTTCGTGCGTGCCTCCACGATGGGGTTCCTGCGGCTGGCCTCGGAAGGCTCGGCCGCGCTGGTGCGGTTTTCCGGCATCCTCAACCGGTTCGGGGCGAACTTCCAGGCCATGGTCAACCGGCTGGCCAACACCGGCATCCTCGCCAGCGCTTTCGATCAGCTCGGCATCACCGTCGGCATCGTGCTCGACCTGTTCCTGCGGCTGCTGGAGGCCGGGGCACGCTACTACGCCACCGTCGGCCCCGAGCTCAACGCGTTCCTGCGGGTGCTGGCCGACTCCCTGGTCGACTTGATGCCGCTGCTGTCGGCGGCCTCGCGGCTGTTCTTCGCGCTCGGCATCCCGATCCTGCAAGTGCTGGTGCCCGCGCTGAACCTGGCCACCCCGCTGTTGAACTGGCTCGCTGACGTGATCAACGGTTTGCCGCAGCCAGCGCAGCACGCGGTCGGGGCGCTGCTGCTGTTCGGTCTGGCCATGTGGAAGCTGCCCGCCCCGATCCGGGCGACGGTGCTGGCGCTGCTGGGGTTCGTGGGCCGGATGGTGTGGGCGGCGCTGGTGTCCACGGCGCACGCGGCGTCGATGGCCGCGCGCACCATCGGTTCGTTCGCGGCGATGAGCGCGGCGGCGCTGCTGCACGGCACGGCCATGGCCGCCCGGTGGATCGGACACGTGGCCGCGATGGCCTTTTGGTCTGGGGTGCACGGGGCGGCCGTGGCGGCTCGGACGGTGGGGGCGTTTATTGCCTCGGCGGCCGGGGCCGCGGTGCACGGTGTGGTGATGGCGACCCGGTGGATCGGGCATCTGGCTGCCATGGCGTTCTGGTCCGGGGTGCACGGGGCAGCGGTGGCGGCTCGGACGGTGGGGGCGTTTATTGCCTCGGCGGCCGGGGCCGCCGTACATGGTGTGGTGATGGCGACCCGGTGGATCGGGCATCTGGCTGCCATGGCGTTCTGGTCCGGGGTGCACGGGGCGGCCGTAGCGGCTCGGACGGTGGGTTCGTTCATCACCTCGGCGGCAGGGGCCGCGGTACACGGCACGGCCATGGCCGCCCGGTGGATCGCTCACTTGGCCGCGATGGCCTTTTGGTCCGGGGTGCACACGGCCGTGATGGTGTCCCGGGTCATCGGGGCGCTGGTGGCCACGGCTGTGGGCGCGGCCGTGCACGGGCTCGCGATGGCGGCCCGGTGGATCGGACACCTGGCCGCTATGGCGTTCTGGTCCGGGGTGCACGGGGCCGCCATGGCCGCCCGGGTCATCGGTTCCATGGTGGCCGTGGCCGTGGGCGCGGCTGTGCACGGCGGCGCTGCGGCCGTCCGGTGGATCGGACGCATGGCGGCCATGTCGGCGGGGGCGATTTTCCACTCCGGGGTCATGGCCGCGCGGGTGCTGGGAAGTTTCCTCGCCGTGGCTGTCGGCGCGGCTGTGCACGGCGGGGCGATGGCGGCCCGCTGGATCGGCGCTGCGGCGCTGATGGCGGCCCGGTCGATCGCTCACGCGGCAGCCACGGCCGCCCGCGTGATCGGCTCGTTCATCGCCATGGCCGTGGCCGCGGCCGTGCACGGCGGGGCGATGCGGGCACGGATGGTGGCGCATTTCGTGACGATCGCGGCGGTGGGCATCGCGCGCACGGCGGTGATGGTGGCCCGGGTGGTGGCCGGGTGGGTGCTCATGGCCACGCAGGCGCTCATTCAGGCGGGGCGCATGGCGGCATCCTGGTTCATCGCGATGGGCCCGGTGGGGTGGGTGATCGCGGGCATCCTCGGTTTGGTCGCGTTGATCGTGGCCAACTGGGACAAGATCCGCAACTTCACGGTGTCGACGTTCCGGAGCATGTGGGACGCGGTCGGCGGTTTCCTCGGGCAGGTACGGCGCGGGTTCCAAACGGCCGTGGACTGGGTGGGTCACCAGTGGAATCGCATTCGGGGCATCCTCGCGCGACCGGTCAACTTCATGATCGAGTTCGTCTACAACAAAGGCATCAAGGCCGCCTGGGACAAGGTCGCCGGATGGTTGAAGCTGCCGAAACTGCCGGGCATGGGCAAGATCCCGGAGAACAAGAAAGGCGGCGTCATCCCCGGATATTCGCCGGGCCGGGACACCACCATGTCGTGGGTCTCGCCGGGCGAGGCGATCATGCGTCCGGAGTGGACCCGCGCGGTGGGCGACGACTACGTCCACCACATGAACCACCTGGCCCGCACCGGCGGGGTGGGCGCGGTGCGTTCAGCGGTGGGCGGGTCGACGTATGTGCCCACCAGCCACCGCAACGACGCCAAAGCGGCCGAGCAGAAGTTCAAGCGGGGCCTGCCCGCGTTCGCCGACTCCGGTATCTGGCGCGGCCTGTGGGACATCGTGCGCAACCGGTTCCCGGGGATTTCGCTGACGTCGGACTACCGCCCGGGCGATCCTGGCTACCACGGCCGGGGCATGGCCATCGATGTCGGCTACGGCGACTGGTCGAAACACGCCGGGGTGGCCTCGTGGATCGCCGGGGAGTACCCCAACTCCACCGAGCTCATCTCCGGGCAGTTCCGGGGCGGGCTGGGCATCAAGAACGGGCGGCCCCTGAATTACGGCCCGGCGACCAACGCCGCGCACATGAACCACGTGCACTGGGCCATGGCTGGCAAACCCGGTGAAGGCACCGGCCGGGGCGGGGTGGGCGGTTTCGGGTTCAACCCGCTGGAGCTGGTCACGCGGTGGTGGAAAGAGCACCGCACCAAGGACATGCAGGACCGCGGCAAGGAGATGGGCGGCAAGTTCGGCAACGACTTCGCCAAGTTCGGCGAACCGTTCGCGATGAAGAAGATCCTGGACGGCTCGCTGATCAAAGAGTCGCCGATCATCAAGCGGGCGCAGGACATCCTCCAGTTCATCTGGGAATGGATCATGTCCATCTTCGGGGCGTTGTTCGGCGGCGGCGGTGGAGGTGCCGAACAGTGGCGCGGGCTGGCGGCCACGGCGCTGTCGATGACCGGCCAGTCTCACGCGTTCCTGGACTTGATGCTCAAACGCATCCAGCAGGAGTCGGGCGGAAACCCGCGGGCGATCAACCTGTGGGACTCGAACGCGCTGCGCGGCACCCCGTCGATCGGGTTGATGCAAACCATCGGACCCACGTTCAGCGCGCACAAGTTCCCCGGTCACGACGACATTTGGACCCCCCTGGACAACATGCTGGCCGCGATCCGCTACACCCTGGCGCGCTACGGCACGCTGGCCGCGTGGGGCCGCCCCGGCGGCTACGACGAGGGCGGCTGGTTGCAGCCGGGGATGAACCTGGTGGAGAACAAGACCGGCAAACCCGAGGCCGTGTTCACCAACCAGCAAACGCGGGCGCTGCTGGACGGGCGGCTGGGTGAGAAGCACTACCACCTGACCGTGATCAACGCGGGGAACGACGAGGTCGACCTGCGGGAGCAGTTCCGGCGCATGGAAATTTTGGGTGGCATGTGA
- a CDS encoding terminase large subunit yields the protein MHSVPDYVATSGDEAVELAAMAGLHLDEWQQLVLRDSLGERADGSWAAFELGLIVPRQNGKGSILEARELAGLFLLEEELILHSAHEFKTAQEAFRRITRLIENTPSLKKRVHPRGIRTSHGEEGIELKDGRRLRFVARSTGSGRGFTGDLVILDEAYNLPSEAIAALLPTLSARPNPQLWYTSSAGMEESTQLRKLRKRGVAGDSQRLAYFEWSSQVEAKTYERALDDRDEWARANPALGIRIKEEFIAAELDAMDGMEFARERLGIWYDEAADVVIREADWRGAADADSEVGDSEIVLGVDVSLNRTHGAIAVCGRREDGLLHCELIDYREGTHWIVPRVAELVSRYGPTAVMLDPTGPAGGLLSAFQDEDMDLEPTLLNARESGQACGAFYDLVVNGELCHLDQKPVNDAVAGARKRAMSDAWVWNRKESRFDVAPLIASTLAAHGFVLYGTPEESMTPMLAWI from the coding sequence TGGAGCTGGCTGCGATGGCGGGGCTGCATCTCGACGAGTGGCAGCAGCTCGTGCTGCGGGATTCGTTGGGTGAGCGTGCCGACGGTTCGTGGGCCGCGTTCGAGCTCGGGCTGATCGTTCCGAGGCAGAACGGCAAGGGCAGCATCTTGGAGGCGCGCGAGCTGGCCGGGTTGTTCCTGCTGGAAGAGGAGCTGATCCTGCACAGCGCCCACGAGTTCAAGACGGCGCAGGAGGCGTTTCGCCGGATCACCCGGCTGATCGAGAACACGCCGTCGTTGAAGAAGCGGGTGCACCCGCGTGGGATCCGCACGTCCCACGGGGAAGAGGGCATCGAGCTCAAGGACGGTCGCCGGTTGCGGTTCGTGGCCCGTTCGACGGGCTCGGGTCGTGGTTTCACCGGGGATTTGGTGATCCTGGATGAGGCGTACAACCTGCCGTCGGAGGCGATCGCGGCGTTGCTGCCGACGCTGAGCGCGCGACCGAATCCGCAGCTGTGGTACACGAGTTCGGCTGGCATGGAGGAGTCCACGCAGCTGCGGAAGCTGCGCAAGCGGGGCGTTGCCGGGGATTCGCAGCGGCTGGCGTACTTCGAGTGGTCGTCTCAGGTGGAGGCCAAGACCTACGAGCGGGCGCTCGACGACCGGGACGAGTGGGCGCGGGCGAATCCGGCTTTGGGCATCCGCATCAAGGAAGAGTTCATCGCGGCGGAGCTCGACGCCATGGACGGCATGGAGTTCGCGCGCGAGCGGCTGGGGATTTGGTACGACGAGGCCGCCGATGTGGTGATCCGCGAGGCGGATTGGCGGGGTGCCGCGGACGCCGATTCGGAGGTCGGCGACAGCGAGATCGTGCTCGGTGTGGATGTGTCGTTGAACCGCACCCACGGGGCGATCGCGGTGTGTGGCCGTCGCGAGGACGGGTTGCTGCATTGCGAGCTGATCGACTACCGGGAGGGCACGCATTGGATCGTGCCTCGGGTGGCGGAGCTGGTGTCCCGGTACGGGCCTACGGCGGTGATGCTGGATCCGACGGGCCCGGCCGGGGGGTTGTTGTCGGCGTTTCAGGACGAGGACATGGACCTGGAGCCGACGTTGCTGAACGCGCGCGAGTCGGGGCAGGCGTGCGGGGCGTTCTATGACCTGGTGGTCAACGGTGAGCTGTGCCATCTGGATCAGAAGCCGGTCAATGACGCGGTGGCGGGCGCGCGGAAGCGGGCGATGTCGGATGCGTGGGTGTGGAACCGCAAGGAGTCGCGGTTCGATGTGGCCCCGTTGATCGCGTCGACGTTGGCTGCGCACGGGTTCGTGCTTTATGGGACGCCCGAGGAGTCGATGACGCCGATGTTGGCGTGGATTTGA
- a CDS encoding phage tail tube protein yields the protein MATGSGISAQLGIAEEVTYGQFQAPDRFYEFVSEELSQEIERVESESLRSGTFMLSSSRWSDGKKNVEGDIELELTRKNQGLLFKHMLGQVATAQPDDVGAPSVYTHTFTPGDFPTGLTVQVGRTAVNGTTHAFSYLGCRVSEWELSAAVEDPVSLTLSLFGRDETTAESLVPVVYPAANRIYTFVHGSLTVDGTPVDVKEFSLSGENGLDDERYFLGSQLRKAPIQAELRTYEGEITTEFNDLTLYNKFVQGQEAALELTFDSGVNIESSYNFQIKITCNVRFDGETPTVDGTEIIEQSLAFTCIDDGSGPGSAVTVELTTDETTP from the coding sequence ATGGCCACTGGCAGTGGGATTTCCGCGCAGCTCGGCATCGCGGAAGAAGTCACCTATGGTCAATTTCAGGCTCCGGACAGGTTCTACGAGTTCGTCTCCGAAGAGCTGTCTCAGGAGATCGAGCGGGTCGAGTCCGAGTCGCTGCGTTCGGGCACGTTCATGCTGTCGTCCTCGCGCTGGAGCGACGGCAAGAAGAACGTCGAAGGCGACATCGAACTGGAGCTGACCCGCAAGAACCAGGGTCTGCTGTTCAAGCACATGCTCGGCCAGGTCGCCACGGCCCAACCGGACGACGTGGGCGCTCCGAGCGTGTACACCCACACGTTCACCCCGGGCGATTTCCCGACCGGGCTGACGGTGCAGGTGGGACGTACGGCCGTGAACGGCACCACCCACGCGTTTTCCTATCTCGGTTGCCGCGTGTCGGAGTGGGAGCTGTCGGCCGCGGTGGAAGATCCGGTGTCGTTGACGTTGTCGTTGTTCGGCCGCGACGAGACCACCGCCGAATCGCTGGTGCCGGTGGTGTATCCGGCCGCCAACCGGATCTACACCTTCGTGCACGGCAGCCTGACCGTCGACGGCACCCCGGTGGACGTCAAGGAGTTCTCGCTGTCGGGGGAGAACGGGCTCGACGACGAGCGCTACTTCCTCGGCTCGCAGCTGCGTAAGGCCCCGATTCAGGCGGAGCTGCGCACCTACGAAGGCGAGATCACCACCGAGTTCAACGACCTGACGCTGTACAACAAGTTCGTTCAGGGCCAGGAGGCCGCCCTGGAGTTGACGTTCGACTCCGGCGTCAACATCGAAAGCAGCTACAACTTCCAGATCAAAATCACCTGCAACGTCCGCTTCGACGGGGAAACCCCCACCGTGGACGGCACCGAGATCATCGAGCAGTCGTTGGCCTTTACCTGCATCGATGACGGTTCCGGGCCCGGCTCGGCGGTGACGGTTGAGCTGACCACCGACGAGACCACCCCGTGA
- a CDS encoding HK97 gp10 family phage protein: protein MAGRSLDWDMRWRGDEVQGVVQEASEHALEVAGEQAVEDARQGAPVRSGALRASGRSDVVFPLAVVTFGASGRSERGRDTRFYTIANHQRFDYEHPQGGGPKFLVRQLNPGRKLHELMAEVLRRAHGR from the coding sequence ATGGCTGGCCGGTCACTGGACTGGGACATGCGGTGGCGCGGCGACGAGGTCCAAGGCGTCGTCCAGGAGGCCAGCGAGCACGCCCTGGAAGTCGCCGGTGAGCAGGCGGTCGAGGACGCACGCCAGGGCGCTCCGGTGCGCTCGGGTGCGCTGCGGGCCTCCGGGCGCAGCGATGTGGTGTTTCCCCTCGCGGTGGTCACCTTCGGTGCCTCGGGCCGCTCGGAGCGGGGACGCGACACCCGCTTTTACACGATCGCCAACCACCAGAGATTCGACTACGAGCACCCCCAGGGCGGAGGGCCGAAGTTCCTGGTCCGCCAGCTCAACCCCGGCCGCAAACTGCACGAACTCATGGCGGAGGTCCTCCGCCGAGCACACGGGAGATAA
- a CDS encoding phage portal protein, with the protein MTLFKRLAGLEKKSFVQPDFWDVEAGFPLLSTALSGNEEVIGNDFEAYVQGAYKQSGVIFACITARQLAFSEARFAACRYQEDGRPGELKYTPGIELLQRPWPGGSIGDLLGRMELDVSLSGNFYATVVDDMGRTGRRAQGPTKRIVRLRPDWVTIVIGSKGDPNNAHPYDVGSKILGYEYNPPASGTQWGVISEQQQGLFLLPEDVCHYSPIPDPTMRYRGMSWVTPVINEITSDKAATKHKLKYFEMGASPKMAVALDKEITPEKFKWFAENFKNQHQGVDNAYKTLFLAGGANVTTVGADLKQLDFKATQGAGETRIAAASGVPPIIVGLSEGLESATYSNYGQARRRFADNTIRPLWRTAATALETLVSLKRTEHLRVDDRDIAFLREDLVDQSMILKNQAEQIRQLVDGGFDPDAVVRAVSGYDLQELDGQHTGLVSVQLLPPGMGTIDPATGELVPPDPAMVAGAQDTQAGSPNPSQQSVSVPKQPPMAAPAPSGAKRDWSTAERQRAARAGHALSDGSYPIENEEDLRNAIRLAGHGDAGTSTIRAHIRSRARALGLTHVLPEDWSGGED; encoded by the coding sequence GTGACTTTGTTTAAACGGCTCGCGGGGCTGGAGAAGAAGAGTTTCGTCCAGCCGGACTTCTGGGATGTGGAGGCAGGCTTTCCGTTGCTGTCCACGGCGCTCTCGGGCAACGAGGAGGTCATCGGCAACGATTTCGAGGCTTACGTTCAGGGCGCGTACAAGCAGTCCGGGGTCATCTTCGCGTGCATCACGGCTCGGCAGTTGGCGTTTTCTGAGGCGCGGTTCGCGGCGTGCCGGTATCAGGAGGACGGGCGGCCTGGGGAGTTGAAGTACACGCCGGGTATCGAGTTGTTGCAACGTCCGTGGCCGGGGGGCTCGATTGGGGATCTGCTGGGGCGGATGGAGCTGGACGTTTCGTTGTCGGGCAACTTCTACGCCACGGTGGTCGACGACATGGGGAGGACGGGCAGGCGTGCGCAGGGCCCGACCAAGCGGATTGTGCGGCTGCGCCCGGACTGGGTGACGATCGTGATCGGCTCGAAGGGCGATCCGAACAACGCGCACCCGTACGACGTGGGCAGCAAGATCCTCGGCTACGAGTACAACCCACCTGCCTCGGGCACCCAGTGGGGCGTGATCAGCGAGCAGCAGCAGGGTTTGTTCTTGCTGCCCGAGGATGTGTGCCACTATTCGCCGATCCCGGATCCGACGATGCGCTATCGGGGCATGTCGTGGGTGACCCCGGTCATCAACGAGATCACGTCGGATAAGGCCGCCACCAAGCACAAGCTCAAGTACTTCGAGATGGGGGCGTCGCCGAAGATGGCGGTGGCGCTGGACAAAGAGATCACCCCGGAGAAGTTCAAGTGGTTCGCCGAGAACTTCAAGAACCAGCACCAGGGGGTGGACAACGCCTACAAGACGTTGTTCTTGGCGGGCGGGGCGAACGTGACCACCGTGGGTGCGGATCTCAAGCAGCTCGACTTCAAGGCCACCCAGGGTGCGGGGGAGACGCGGATCGCGGCGGCGTCGGGAGTTCCGCCGATCATCGTGGGCCTGTCGGAGGGGTTGGAGTCGGCGACGTACTCGAACTACGGGCAGGCCCGACGCCGGTTCGCCGACAACACGATCCGCCCGTTGTGGCGCACCGCGGCCACGGCTTTGGAGACCTTGGTCAGTTTGAAACGGACCGAGCACCTGCGGGTCGACGACCGTGACATCGCGTTTTTGCGCGAGGACCTGGTGGACCAGTCGATGATTTTGAAGAACCAGGCTGAGCAGATCCGCCAGCTCGTCGACGGCGGGTTCGACCCGGACGCGGTGGTGCGGGCGGTGTCGGGCTACGACCTGCAAGAGCTGGACGGGCAGCACACCGGCTTGGTCAGTGTGCAGTTGTTGCCGCCGGGCATGGGCACGATCGACCCGGCCACGGGGGAGCTGGTGCCGCCGGATCCGGCGATGGTGGCCGGGGCGCAGGACACGCAGGCGGGCTCGCCGAATCCGTCTCAACAGTCGGTGTCGGTGCCCAAGCAGCCGCCGATGGCCGCTCCTGCCCCGTCGGGGGCGAAGCGGGATTGGTCGACGGCGGAGCGGCAACGCGCGGCCCGTGCGGGGCACGCGCTGTCGGACGGCTCGTATCCGATCGAAAACGAAGAGGACTTGCGGAACGCGATCCGCTTGGCCGGGCACGGCGACGCGGGCACGTCCACGATCCGGGCGCACATCCGCAGCCGGGCGCGGGCGCTCGGGTTGACGCATGTGCTGCCTGAGGACTGGTCCGGAGGCGAGGACTGA
- a CDS encoding HK97 family phage prohead protease has product MDTKHLAQVEIKDAERGEVEAVFSTFGVRDLDGDVTLKEAFTHGEAVKISSFGHGSWEAGQLPVGKGYIAVENNRAVLKGNFFLNTDAGRDTFAVMKELGDLGEWSFGFTVTDWDLGEFEGKQTRFIKKLNVYEVSPVLKGAGVGTGTLSVKSQGASFVGQCEQVLTELKALNARGAEILVKRSEQGKSLGAESSRLLTAIDAEVGTLKELLTESADNSESTPQPEEDTVLQHEWLRWVASQHGLAV; this is encoded by the coding sequence ATGGACACGAAGCATCTGGCACAGGTCGAAATCAAGGACGCGGAACGCGGGGAAGTCGAGGCGGTCTTTTCGACGTTCGGTGTCCGTGACCTGGACGGCGACGTGACCTTGAAGGAAGCCTTCACCCACGGCGAGGCCGTGAAGATTTCCTCGTTCGGCCACGGATCGTGGGAGGCTGGGCAGCTGCCGGTCGGCAAGGGCTACATCGCGGTGGAGAACAACCGGGCGGTGCTCAAGGGGAACTTCTTCCTGAACACCGACGCGGGCCGGGACACGTTCGCGGTGATGAAGGAACTCGGCGACTTGGGGGAGTGGTCGTTCGGGTTCACGGTCACCGACTGGGACCTTGGTGAGTTCGAGGGCAAGCAAACTCGGTTCATCAAGAAGTTGAATGTGTACGAGGTTTCTCCCGTGCTGAAAGGCGCGGGAGTGGGGACTGGCACGTTGAGTGTGAAATCTCAGGGTGCCAGTTTCGTGGGGCAGTGCGAGCAGGTCTTGACCGAGCTGAAAGCACTGAATGCACGCGGCGCTGAAATCTTGGTGAAGCGCAGCGAACAGGGCAAGAGTTTGGGAGCGGAGTCGTCGCGGTTGCTGACGGCGATCGATGCCGAGGTGGGCACGTTGAAGGAACTGCTCACCGAGTCTGCCGACAACTCCGAATCGACGCCCCAGCCGGAAGAGGACACCGTTTTGCAGCACGAGTGGCTGCGCTGGGTGGCCTCGCAGCACGGGTTGGCTGTGTAA
- a CDS encoding phage major capsid protein: MDFPALRDAEARLEAKNKELAEIFDEAGPDLDMKKVKSVSDPVGTIRALHEEVNTIGEEVDGLKSVKKAAETSKALNVAREGEPEAKQTETLEFKSFGDSFVSSVAFKGKQGPVGPSAHLDVDVKALFETGGSLAAGDGWPPESTRTGKVVDFATRPVQVTDIFPTGNTSQQLVVYMEETTFSNSAAEVLEAGAFPEAALALEEKNSPVRKIAVYLPLTDEQMEDEPHAKSYVNNRLPFMLRQRLDSQLMVGDGSAANLRGVLNTVGIQTQAKGTDPSPDAIYKAMTKVKVTGRAAPDNVVIHSNDWQEIRLLRTADGQYLWGSPLESGTPRIWGLPVVENDVITEGTALVGDFRTHSELVSRRGVDVQVTNSHSDFFINGKQAVRADIRVALVVYRPTAFCTVTGI, translated from the coding sequence ATGGACTTTCCCGCTTTGCGGGACGCCGAAGCGCGTCTTGAAGCGAAAAACAAGGAACTGGCCGAGATTTTCGATGAGGCCGGCCCCGATCTGGACATGAAGAAGGTCAAGTCGGTTTCCGACCCGGTGGGGACCATTCGTGCGCTGCACGAGGAAGTCAACACCATCGGCGAGGAAGTCGATGGGCTGAAGTCGGTCAAGAAGGCGGCTGAAACGTCGAAGGCGCTCAACGTTGCCCGCGAGGGCGAGCCGGAGGCGAAGCAGACCGAGACTCTGGAGTTCAAGTCGTTCGGAGACTCGTTCGTCAGTTCGGTGGCGTTCAAGGGCAAGCAGGGCCCGGTGGGGCCGTCGGCGCACTTGGACGTGGACGTGAAGGCGCTGTTCGAGACGGGCGGTTCACTTGCCGCCGGTGACGGGTGGCCGCCCGAGTCGACCCGTACCGGCAAGGTCGTGGATTTCGCCACGAGGCCGGTGCAGGTCACCGACATTTTCCCCACCGGCAACACGTCGCAGCAGCTCGTGGTCTACATGGAGGAAACGACCTTCAGTAACTCGGCTGCCGAGGTGTTGGAGGCCGGGGCGTTCCCCGAGGCCGCGCTGGCGCTGGAGGAGAAGAACTCCCCCGTCCGCAAGATCGCGGTGTATCTGCCGCTGACGGACGAGCAGATGGAGGACGAGCCGCACGCGAAGAGCTACGTCAACAACCGTCTGCCGTTCATGCTGCGGCAGCGGTTGGATTCGCAGCTCATGGTCGGTGACGGTTCTGCCGCGAACCTGCGGGGTGTGCTCAACACCGTGGGGATTCAGACCCAGGCCAAGGGCACCGATCCGTCTCCGGATGCGATCTACAAGGCGATGACCAAGGTCAAGGTCACCGGCCGGGCAGCTCCGGACAACGTGGTCATTCACTCCAATGACTGGCAGGAAATCCGGCTGCTGCGTACGGCCGATGGCCAGTACCTGTGGGGGTCGCCGCTGGAGAGCGGCACCCCGCGTATTTGGGGTCTTCCGGTGGTGGAGAACGACGTGATCACCGAGGGCACCGCTTTGGTGGGCGATTTCCGTACCCATTCGGAGCTGGTGTCGAGGCGCGGCGTGGATGTGCAGGTCACGAACTCGCACAGCGACTTCTTCATCAACGGCAAGCAGGCGGTGCGCGCCGACATCCGTGTGGCGCTGGTCGTGTACCGCCCGACGGCGTTCTGCACGGTAACTGGAATCTGA